The DNA segment CAGGTGCGCGCGCTGGTTCCGATAGCTTCGACCAAGGTCACATCCTTGCGCCGGGTACCGGGCGTTGGCGTCAGCGGCATTATCGACGTTAAGCTGTAGCTCGGGCAGCCGATGAGTCAGCGCCTTGCCTGGAAGGTGTCGCTCCACGGGGGTCACAGCAGCCAGTTCTGTGATCACGCCTCAAGCACGCTGGACGAGATGCTGCGGGCGGCGGCCGCCTTCGGTTACGCTGCTTTCGGTGTTTCGGAGCATGCGCCACGGAGCGAGAATCGGTTTCTCTATCCTGAAGAGCGGAGTCTGGGTTGGGACGCCACAAAACTGGCGTCCGATTTCGAGGCGTTCACCGTCGCCATCAATGCTGCTGCGTCCACGCACCGAGACGGTATGGAGGTGCTCCGCGGTTTCGAGGCCGAGGTGGTGCCTTCGGCCGGCTACGCCCCCATCATGAATCGGCTGCGCCGCAGCAGGCTGTCGGATGGTAATCCCGCGTTCGACTATATGGTGGGTTCCGTTCATCATGTTGGCGAGTTGCAGATCGATGGCCCGGCAGCCGATTTTATGGCGGCCATTGAGGCAACCGGCGGGCCCGAGGCGCTGGCGATTGCCTACTATGCGCAGGTCGCCGAGATGCTTGACACGC comes from the Armatimonadota bacterium genome and includes:
- a CDS encoding histidinol-phosphatase HisJ family protein gives rise to the protein MSQRLAWKVSLHGGHSSQFCDHASSTLDEMLRAAAAFGYAAFGVSEHAPRSENRFLYPEERSLGWDATKLASDFEAFTVAINAAASTHRDGMEVLRGFEAEVVPSAGYAPIMNRLRRSRLSDGNPAFDYMVGSVHHVGELQIDGPAADFMAAIEATGGPEALAIAYYAQVAEMLDTLKPDVAAHLDLIRKRGEPMFPDTNWRSPRIRAAAERALEAVLSCGAIIDVNTAGWRKGLDTPYPEPWLVHRAAAMGCVFCFGDDSHCAADVGAGVERARHYLLGCGVTTITTLRRAGSGTERAAASLV